In the genome of Pontibacter actiniarum, the window AGTACAAGATGCTAAAGGTTGCTCGTTCTGCAGGAGCGAAGTCCAAAATCTAACGTCTTGCTACTAGTATCTGTTTAGTTACTTTTGCAAAGATACCGAAATCAACACAAAGTATAGACGTGGCCACTATTCAGCAGTTACAGCAGCATATCCGGGATAAAATAAAAGCAGCCTACCCTGAGCCGGAGGCAGGAAGCATAGCCCAGCTGGTGCTGGAGCATGTGTTGCAGAAAAACCGTGTGCAGCTAACGCTGGCGCAGCAGGAGGAGGTGCGGCCCGAGCAGGAAGCGCAGGTGGAGTTGGTGGTGCAGCGGCTGGCACAGCAGGAGCCGGTGCAGTATGTGCTGGGCGTGGCCCATTTCTACGGGCTGGAGCTGCTGGTGGACCAACGCGTGCTGATACCCCGGCCGGAGACGGAGGAGCTGGTGGACCTGGTGCTGCGGGAGCACAGGGGGCAGGCGGGGCTGCGTGTGCTGGATATCTGTGCCGGCAGCGGCTGCATTCCGCTGGCACTTGCGGCCAATCAGCCAAACGCCGATGTGTATGGCCTGGAGGTGTCGGAGGGCGCGCTGCAGGTAGCCCGCAGCAACGCCGCCAAGTATGGCTTGCCCGTAGAGTGGCTGCAGGCCGATATTTTTGAGCCGGTGCAACGTGTCGCCGCGGGGTCCCTGGACATCATCACGAGCAACCCGCCCTATGTGCTGGAGGAGGAAAAGGAGCAGATGCGGAAGAACGTGCTGCAGTATGAGCCGCACCTTGCCCTGTTCGTGCCCAACCAGGACCCCCTGAGATACTACAGAAGGATAACGGAGGTGGGGCTGCAGCTCTTGAAAAAAGGTGGTATCTTGTACTTCGAGATTAACGAGCGCTACGGCAAAGCCGTGCAGGAGTTCATGCTGGAGGCGGGTTTCGCGGAGGCGCAGGTTGTGCAGGACCTGTTCGGGAAGGACCGCATTGTTCGGGCAAAGCGGTAGCCCAGGCGAATTTTCAGGACTAAGACTATCCAAAGTATGAGTTAAAATTGTACTTTTGATGTAAAATCAATAAATGCACCGGCTTTAGGGTGTAAACGGCAGCTTAAAAGCAATGCCAACGTATAAGGGGTCGTTTTGCCCCTAAAGCTGCTGCCGATGAGCCTCTGGCAGGCACACCCTAACAAATCTCGGTGAGGGTTTGAATGTTGTATCAGGATAACTAAGCAATAAATACGTGTACGAACAACTACTTAACAAAGAAGCCAAACTTGCAGTTATTGGTCTAGGCTACGTGGGCTTGCCCATTGCCCTGGCTTTTGCCAAAAAGATAAAGGTGATCGGGTTTGATATTAACTCGAAACGTGTGGAGCTGATGCGCAATAGCATCGACCCCAGCGGAGAGTTGGAAAGCAGTGAGTTTGAGGGGGCGGACATCACCTTTACCGATAGCCTGGATGTGCTGCGCGAGGCGCAGTTCTTTATTGTAGCGGTGCCTACACCTATTGATAATTATGCCCAGCCTGACCTGAAGCCGCTGTTGTCTGCCTCTGCTACGGTTGGCAAGGTGCTGAAGAAAGGCGATTATGTTGTGTTTGAGTCGACGGTGTACCCTGGGTGCACGGAGGAGGACTGCGTGCCGGTACTGGAGCGCGAGTCTGGCCTGAAGTTCGGAGAGGACTTTAAGGTTGGTTACTCCCCTGAGCGCATCAACCCGGGAGATAAAGAGCACACGCTGGCTAAAATCGTGAAGGTGGTTTCTGGCAGCGACCCGGAGGCAGCAGAGGAGATAGCCCAAGTGTATGAACTGGTGATAGACGCCGGCGTACACCGTGCCTCTACTATTAAAGTGGCTGAGGCCGCCAAAGTTATCGAGAACACGCAACGCGACCTGAACATCGCTCTGATGAACGAGCTGTCAATCATCTTTGATAAGATGAACATCAACACCTACGAGGTGCTGGAGGCGGCCGGAACCAAGTGGAATTTCCTGCGCTTCTCGCCGGGTCTGGTGGGTGGCCACTGCATCGGCGTAGACCCTTATTACCTAACGTATAAGGCAAAGGCGCTGGGCTACGATGCCAAAGTTATTCTGAGCGGCCGCAGCACCAACGATAACATGGGCGCGCACATCGCCAACAAGCTCGTGAAGATGATGATCATGCGCGGCAAAAACATTTCGCAGACGAAGGTGCTGGTGATGGGTGCCACGTTCAAGGAAAACGTGGAGGATATCCGAAACTCAAAGGTGGTGGATGTGATCCGGGAGCTAAAAAGCTTCGGCGTGAACGTAGAGGTGGTGGACCCGTATGCTAACTCCGAGGAGCTGCAGCATGAGTACGGCTTCGGCCTGGTGGAAGCGGCCGGAAAGGGCTATGACGCTGTGGTAGTGGCCGTGCCGCACCAGCCATACCTGGAACTGGATGAGAACTACTTCAAGTCGATCATGAACGACGCGCCGATCCTGGTGGACCTCAAGGGCATCCTGCGCGGTAAAATAAAAGACATAGAATACACAAGCTTATAAGTTTTGACAAAAGAAAAGATACTGGTAACGGGCGGCGCCGGCTATATTGGCTCTCACACCGTGGTAGAGCTGGTACAGGCTGGTTATGAGCCTGTCATCGTAGATAATTTTTCAAATTCAGAGGAAAGTGCATTGGAGGGAATTGCCGCCATACTTGGCCGTAGCGTTCCCTGCCACCGCATCGACTGCACCGACACAGCAGCCCTGCGCCGTGTGTTTGAGCAGGAGCAGAATATCCAGGGAGTCATCCACTTTGCAGCCTATAAAGCAGTAGGCGAGTCGGTGGCGGAGCCGCTGAAGTACTACCACAACAACGTGGGGTCGCTGGTGGCACTGCTGCAGGTGATGGAGGAAGTCGGGGTTACGAACCTGGTGTTCTCATCGTCCTGCACAGTGTACGGCATTCCGGACAAGCTGCC includes:
- a CDS encoding nucleotide sugar dehydrogenase is translated as MYEQLLNKEAKLAVIGLGYVGLPIALAFAKKIKVIGFDINSKRVELMRNSIDPSGELESSEFEGADITFTDSLDVLREAQFFIVAVPTPIDNYAQPDLKPLLSASATVGKVLKKGDYVVFESTVYPGCTEEDCVPVLERESGLKFGEDFKVGYSPERINPGDKEHTLAKIVKVVSGSDPEAAEEIAQVYELVIDAGVHRASTIKVAEAAKVIENTQRDLNIALMNELSIIFDKMNINTYEVLEAAGTKWNFLRFSPGLVGGHCIGVDPYYLTYKAKALGYDAKVILSGRSTNDNMGAHIANKLVKMMIMRGKNISQTKVLVMGATFKENVEDIRNSKVVDVIRELKSFGVNVEVVDPYANSEELQHEYGFGLVEAAGKGYDAVVVAVPHQPYLELDENYFKSIMNDAPILVDLKGILRGKIKDIEYTSL
- the prmC gene encoding peptide chain release factor N(5)-glutamine methyltransferase; its protein translation is MATIQQLQQHIRDKIKAAYPEPEAGSIAQLVLEHVLQKNRVQLTLAQQEEVRPEQEAQVELVVQRLAQQEPVQYVLGVAHFYGLELLVDQRVLIPRPETEELVDLVLREHRGQAGLRVLDICAGSGCIPLALAANQPNADVYGLEVSEGALQVARSNAAKYGLPVEWLQADIFEPVQRVAAGSLDIITSNPPYVLEEEKEQMRKNVLQYEPHLALFVPNQDPLRYYRRITEVGLQLLKKGGILYFEINERYGKAVQEFMLEAGFAEAQVVQDLFGKDRIVRAKR